The Prevotella herbatica genome contains the following window.
TGAGAACATATTGGAACATTAGCGAGAATTTGAGCGCCCTCAAAGAGTGGCAGCCCAATTGTTGGATACAGGTTACATGCCCAACAGACGAAGATCAGGAATATCTTGAAGATACTTTCAAAATACCAGATTACTTTCTATCAGACATTAGCGATACCGACGAGCGTGCACGTTATGAATATGATGACGGATGGATGCTTATCATCCTTCGTATACCATACGTAAAAGAAGTTCGTTCACGTACGCCTTACACTACTGTACCACTTGGTATAATACATAAGCGCGATGTCACAATAACAGTTTGCTATTACGAAACGAATATGATGATAGACTTCGTGAGCTATCAGCAGAAAAGACGCGAGGGATTCACAGACTACGTGGATCTGATATTCCGCCTATTCCTTTCTAGTGCTGTTTGGTATCTGAAACGACTTAAACAGATAAACACACTGATTGAAAAAGCAAAGCATAATCTTGATCAGGGAGTGAACAACGAAAGTCTAATTGGACTAAGCCGTCTACAAGACTCACTTACATATTTCATCACATCAATACGTGGCAACGAAAATCTTCTGCAAAAACTGAAGTTTAAACTTCAAGTGGACGAATTGGATGCTGACCTTATTGAGGACGTAAGTATTGAGATGACACAGGCTCGCGAAACAACAAACATATATTCAGATATTCTGGAATCAACGATGGAGACGTATTCAAGTATTATTAATAATAACATGAATACGGTGATGCGTACGCTTACCTCTGTGAGTATTATTATGATGTTCCCTACCCTTATAGCAAGTATATTTGGTATGAATTTGCTTAACGGAATGGAAACAAATAAGTTTGGATTCATCATAGCAATCGTTATCTCTGTATTGGTATCAGGTATGTCATGGTGGATTTTGCGTTACAAACGCCTACTATAACAACTGAAAAGTAAAAAAAATCAATTTAAATTAGGATTTTACATTTTTTTTATTTAAGTTTGCAAGCTAATAATGATTGCACAACGCAATGAAAATCAGTATCATAAACTAAACCGGTGAAATGATGAACTCTCAAGAGAATACCCCTAAAGAGGGAATGTTAGATGATGAAATGCAGAAGACTACAAGTTCTGCTGAAGTAGAGAATAAAAAAGAAACTCCTGCCGAGCCAAAAACATATAAGAGCAAGGCTGAGATTCTAGAACGTCTCAAAGAAATTGTCGGAAATGAAGAGAACCCAACAAAAGAGGAACTCGATAATCTAAAAACCACTTTCTACAAAATTCATATTACAGAGCGTGACACAAAGCAAAAAGCATATCTGGAAGCCGGTGGCGACCCAGAGAAATATGTTATGGTACCAGATGAAGATGAAGAAATATTCAAGGCTCAAATGAGCGTGATAAAAGAGCGTCGTGCAAAGTTATTCCTTGAGCAAGAATCTGAAAAACAAAATAATCTACAGAAAAAGATAGATATCATAGAGCGCATAAAGGCTATGGCAACTTCTCCTGACGAGGCTAACAAAAGCTATCAGGAATTTAAGGAGTTGCAAATGAAATGGAAAGACATTAGAATTGTTCCTGCAGACAAAGCCAACGAATTATGGAGAAACTATCAACTTTATGTAGAGCAATATTATGACCTACTGAACTTAAATCGCGAAGCACGCGAATATGACTTTAAGAAGAATCTTGAAACAAAACGTCACTTATGCGATGCTGCTGAAAAGCTTGCTGAAGAACAAGATGTTATAAGTGCGTTCCACCAACTACAAGAACTTCATCAACAATACCGCGAAACAGGTCCTGTTACGAAGGAACTGCGCGAGGAAACATGGAACAGATTCAAGACTGCATCAACCGTGATAAACAAGAAGCACCAAAAGCACTTCGAAGATTTGCGCGCAAAAGAAGATGAAAACCTTGAAAAGAAAACCAAACTATGTGAGCAACTTGAAGAAATCGTAAAAGCCGAGAACAATGGTGAAGGCGATTGGGACAAACATACTAAAGAAATCATAGGTCTTCAAGCTGAATGGAAGAAAATAGGATTTGCACCACAGAAGATGAACGTGAAGATCTTTGAGAGATTCCGTGCATCATGTGACGAATTCTTCGGTAACAAGGCTGAACACTTCAAGGAAATCAAACAGCATTTTAATGAGAATGCTGAAAAGAAGCAAAAACTGATTGAAGAGGCAGAATCACTTAATGATAGTACTGATTGGAAAGCTACTACAGACAAGTTTATCGCACTACAGAAAGATTGGAAGACCATAGGTCCTGTTCCAAAGAAGCTAGGTGATGAACTGTGGGCTAAATTCCTGTCTGCCTGCAACAAGTTCTTTGAAGCACGTAATGCAGCGAATGCTGGTACTCGCAATGAGGAACATAGCAACTTAAGCAAAAAGAAAGAGATTATATCAGAACTTAAAACTCTAGCAGAAGAAGCTTCAGATAACGTACAGGATAAAGTCCAAAAACTTGTTGAAGAATACAACAATATTGGACATGTACCATATAAAGACAAAGATAAACTTTATAAAGAATATCATGATATTCTGGATAAGTTATACAAAGACCTTCATATATCTATTGCTAAAAAGCGCATAGACAACTTCAGAAACAACTTGAAGAATGTTGCTAGAAACGGTGAAGATGCAATAGACAACGAACGTGGTAGACTTATGAGACGCTATGAAAGTCTGAAGCAAGAAATTATTACATACGAGAACAACCTCGGCTTCCTTAGTGTAAGCAGCAAGAAAGGTAATAGCCTTATTGATGAAATGAATCACAAGGTTCAGAAACTTAAGGATGATGTGGAACTTATTAAGCAGAAAATCAAGGCTATTGATGCTGAGAACTTTAATAGATAAGAACCCAAACAAAAAGTGAATAATAACCGCATGGTTAACAAAATATAAAATACGATGATTTCATGACTAATAATTTGGAGGTTTCGCAAAAAGCCTATATCTTTGCAGCATGTTTTTCATGGTATTAGATTATTAAGGTTAAGAGATTGGTTGTCGTGAGACAATCAATTTTTTTTTGTACATACCGCAACAATCAATGAAACTATATTTTCTTTAAAACACTCATTACTATGGACCGTTAGACCCTTGTATATGCAAAATACAATTAAGTACAGATTTCCATAAGATACTATCACACCAATTTATGCAGTTGCAATTATTCGGATTACAGACTTTTAGTAATTGCCTTAAAATACCATAGGAAACCATACGTTCATAAATTATATCGACGTAGAGTGCAACCCAAGATGTTTAAGAACAGTTCAGCGACATGAATAAGAAAACAGTTGAATCCTGCCTTATCTTTTATAATTAATTTTGCCATATATTTTCAGATTATTTTTTTTCATCATTACCAAACTTTAAACATCGGAATTGTTAAGTCACTCACTTTATTAACTCCCAGATCTCAAACCAGTTGAATAATAATAAAACAAAAAAAGCAACCCAAAAGAGTTGCTTTGTAGTTGGGATACTCGGACTCGAACCAAGAATGGCAGGACCAGAATCTGCAGTGTTACCATTACACCATATCCCAATATTAAATGCATTTATCAGTGTTGTTCTGAATTGCGTGTGCAAAGGTAGTGCTTTTTTATAAACTTCCAAAACTTTCCCCAATTTTTTTTCATAAAAATAAGAAAAAAAACAAAATAGAGACTTTTTTGTTAATGTTATATCTATAATTTATGTACCTTTGTGACTGATATCACACATTATATAATACACAACAAAAGAAATTCTATTAATGGAAACAACAAGTAAATTAGTTGAAACTATAACAAAAGGCATACAAGAGAAAAAAGGCGAATACATAACTATCGTAAACCTGACAAATATAGATGGAGCAATTGCAAAATACTTCGTAATATGTCAAGGTAATTCGACAACTCAGGTAGAAGCAATTGCCAGTTCTGTAAGCGACACTGTACGCACTGAAATAAAAGAAAAACCTACAAACGTAGCTGGTCTTGGTAATAAAGAATGGGTAGCTATTGACTATTCAGATGTATTGGTACATATATTTATGCCAGAGACACGCGAATTCTATAATTTGGAAACATTATGGGAAGATGCCGGCTTAACTAAAATCCCAAATCTGGATTAGTCGTTTGGCACGTTATTTGTATAATATCCGAAAACTAAAATTAGAATAAATGGACAATAAAAACAACCCTTTAAATAACAGAGACAAAAACGATCCAAAGATGCCACGTTTCAATATGAACTGGCTCTATCTGCTCGTAGCCCTTACATTGGGAATTATTATTTTCTCTGGCGGAGGTAATATGCTAGCTGGTGACGGAGCAAGTCAGGAAGCTACATATACAAAGTTTAAACAATATGTAGAGAAAGGATATGCTACCAACGTTGTAATAAACAAAGAAAAGAGTACTCTTAAAATGTTTGTTAACCCCAAACATATTCAGGATGTATTCCATAGAAATTCAAAACAAGTTGGTTCAAATCCATACTTAAACGTGAATTTCGGATCTATTGACGAACTGGAAAAATATCTAACTCAAGAGCAACAGACAAAAAAGATTGCTGATTTTAGCTACGAGAATAACGACAGTAATGGCTTCCTTAGCAATATATTATTCAGTTATGGACCATTTATACTATTGCTAGTATTCTGGTTCTGGATAATGAGACGTATGAGTGGAGGAAATGGTGCCGGTGGAGGCAGTGGTATCTTCAGCGTAGGAAAAAGTAAAGCTAAACTTTACGAAAAGGCTAACGAACTAGGAATAACGTTCAAAGATGTTGCCGGACAAGAAGGAGCAAAACAGGAAGTTCAGGAAATAGTAGAATTCCTAAAGAATCCAAAGAAATATACAGAACTTGGAGGAAAAATTCCAAAGGGAGCTTTGCTAGTTGGTCCTCCGGGAACAGGTAAGACATTGCTTGCAAAAGCTGTTGCTGGTGAAGCAGGAGTTCCATTCTTCTCAATGAGTGGTTCTGACTTCGTTGAAATGTTTGTCGGTGTAGGCGCAAGTCGTGTACGTGACGTATTTCACCAAGCAAAGGAAAAATCTCCATGTATCATTTTCATAGATGAGATTGATGCCGTTGGTAGAGCAAGAAGCAAAAATCCTTCAATGGGCGGTAACGATGAGCGTGAAAACACCCTGAACGCACTGCTTACAGAAATGGATGGTTTTGGAACAAACAGTGGTGTTATAGTACTCGCTGCAACAAACCGTGCAGACATGCTTGATAAGGCTTTGTTGCGTGCTGGACGTTTTGACAGACAGATAAATGTGGACCTGCCAGATTTGACAGAGCGTAAAGCTATTTTCCAAGTTCATCTCAGACCATTAAAAATTGATAACTCTCTAGATCTTGATTTCCTTGCTCGACAGACACCAGGATTCTCAGGTGCTGATATTGCTAACGTATGTAATGAGGCTGCACTTATTGCCGCAAGACATAACAGTAAATGCGTTGTCAAACAAGATTTTATAGATGCTGTAGACCGTATAATTGGCGGTTTGGAAAAGAAAACTAAGATAATGACTGCCAACGAGAAGCGTTCTATCGCACTTCATGAGGCAGGTCATGCTACTATAAGTTGGTTCTGTGAACATGCTAATCCTCTTGTAAAGGTAAGCATCGTACCACGTGGACAGGCTTTGGGCGCAGCATGGTATCTTCCAGAAGAACGCCAGATCACAACTAAAGAGCAGATGCTTGACGAAATATGTGCATTACTTGGTGGACGTGCTGCAGAGGAACTCTTTACAGGTCACATATCTACTGGAGCAATGAACGATCTTGAACGTGCTACTAAGAGTGCATTTGGAATGATCGCATACGCAGGTATGAGCGACAGATTACCAAATATCTGCTATTATAACAACCAGGAATACCAATTCCAGCGTCCATATTCAGAGACTACAGCAAAGATAATAGACGATGAAGTTCTAAAGATGGTAAATTCAGAATACGCCCATGCAAAGCAAATTCTTGAGGAACATAAGGAAGGACACAATAAACTTGCCGAACTCCTTATCACAAGAGAAGTTATCTATGCAGAGGATGTAGAAGAAATATTCGGCAAACGCCCTTGGGTAAGCCGTTCTCAGGAAATTATCGAAGAAAACGAAGCCAATGCTCCTAAGCTTGAAGACATGCCAGACGTTGTAAAGGAGGCAGAAGCAGAGCATCAGGCAACAAAAGACAATGAATAAAAGTCGGATATAAAAATATGACTAACAAAGTACAAAATCTAATAACACGCACTATTACAGGTGCATTATTTGTCACCATCATGGTTGTGGGATTCTTTAGTCCCAGAGCTATGGTGGCTCTTTTTGCTCTCATAACTGGTATGGCAGTATGGGAATATACAGGACTTGTAAACCAAAGAGAGAATATTAAGGTAAACAGATTCATATCAACAATAGCTGGTGTTTATTTTTTCATAGCAGTAGCAGCATTCAGAATTGGCATTGCGACAAATTTCGTAATCTTCGTTCCGTATCTTCTGACAATTGTTTATCTGTTTATCAGCGAACTATATCTTAAACAGAAAGACCCCATAAACGATTGGGCATACACTATGCTTGGACAAATGTATATTGCATTGCCTTTCTCGATGATAAACATACTTGGTTTTGAGGTTTCTGCTAACGGAAACGGTATCAGCTACAACATGTTAATACCATTATGCGTATTCATTTTTCTATGGCTCAACGATACTGGTGCATATTGCAGCGGTTCACTCTTCGGAAAACATAAACTATTTCCAAGAATTAGTCCGGCAAAAAGCTGGGAAGGCAGTATTGGAGGTGGCATACTTGTTATGATTGTTGCAGGAGTAATCGGCTATCTGACTAACGAAAACGGCGCATCAACATCACATTTATCTGTAATAGGATGGATTGGACTAGGACTCACAGTAGTCGTCTTCGGAACATTAGGTGATCTTGTAGAGAGCCTTTTCAAAAGAACTTTGAATATTAAGGACAGTGGAAATATTCTCCCCGGACACGGAGGAATGCTAGACCGCTTTGATTCATCATTGATGGCGATTCCAGCAGTTGTAATATACCTCTATACAATACAGATTTTCTAAACAAAATCAAATACCATACGATGAAAAAATACCTATTAACCTTATTAACTGTATTCTGCCTTTCCCCATCCTTTGCCACTAATCCTGTAAAAGAATGGGGACAATTGCAAGTAAAGGGTGCGCAGTTGTGTGATAACAATGGCGACCCAGTGGTATTACGAGGTGTAAGTCTTGGTTGGCACAATCTATGGCCGCGCTTCTATAACACAAAAGCCATAAAATGGTTGAAAGATGACTGGCACGCCAATATTATCCGAGCTGCTATGGGAATACAGATAGAAGATAACTATCTGGACAATCCAGAATTCGCAATGAAATGCATGTCTCCGGTAATAGAATCAGCAATCAAGAACGGTGTATATGTAATCATTGACTGGCATGCACACACGATGCATACAAAAGAGGCTACAACGTTTTTCACCAATATGGCAAAGAAATACGGAAAGTATCCTAACGTTATCTACGAGCTATATAACGAACCCGTTGGAGACAATTGGGACAGCTTAAAGGTGTATGGCAAAACAATAATTACAGCAATCAGACAATATGATCCCGATAATATCATCCTAATGGGTTG
Protein-coding sequences here:
- the ftsH gene encoding ATP-dependent zinc metalloprotease FtsH, whose translation is MDNKNNPLNNRDKNDPKMPRFNMNWLYLLVALTLGIIIFSGGGNMLAGDGASQEATYTKFKQYVEKGYATNVVINKEKSTLKMFVNPKHIQDVFHRNSKQVGSNPYLNVNFGSIDELEKYLTQEQQTKKIADFSYENNDSNGFLSNILFSYGPFILLLVFWFWIMRRMSGGNGAGGGSGIFSVGKSKAKLYEKANELGITFKDVAGQEGAKQEVQEIVEFLKNPKKYTELGGKIPKGALLVGPPGTGKTLLAKAVAGEAGVPFFSMSGSDFVEMFVGVGASRVRDVFHQAKEKSPCIIFIDEIDAVGRARSKNPSMGGNDERENTLNALLTEMDGFGTNSGVIVLAATNRADMLDKALLRAGRFDRQINVDLPDLTERKAIFQVHLRPLKIDNSLDLDFLARQTPGFSGADIANVCNEAALIAARHNSKCVVKQDFIDAVDRIIGGLEKKTKIMTANEKRSIALHEAGHATISWFCEHANPLVKVSIVPRGQALGAAWYLPEERQITTKEQMLDEICALLGGRAAEELFTGHISTGAMNDLERATKSAFGMIAYAGMSDRLPNICYYNNQEYQFQRPYSETTAKIIDDEVLKMVNSEYAHAKQILEEHKEGHNKLAELLITREVIYAEDVEEIFGKRPWVSRSQEIIEENEANAPKLEDMPDVVKEAEAEHQATKDNE
- a CDS encoding magnesium transporter CorA family protein: MRTYWNISENLSALKEWQPNCWIQVTCPTDEDQEYLEDTFKIPDYFLSDISDTDERARYEYDDGWMLIILRIPYVKEVRSRTPYTTVPLGIIHKRDVTITVCYYETNMMIDFVSYQQKRREGFTDYVDLIFRLFLSSAVWYLKRLKQINTLIEKAKHNLDQGVNNESLIGLSRLQDSLTYFITSIRGNENLLQKLKFKLQVDELDADLIEDVSIEMTQARETTNIYSDILESTMETYSSIINNNMNTVMRTLTSVSIIMMFPTLIASIFGMNLLNGMETNKFGFIIAIVISVLVSGMSWWILRYKRLL
- the rsfS gene encoding ribosome silencing factor, giving the protein METTSKLVETITKGIQEKKGEYITIVNLTNIDGAIAKYFVICQGNSTTQVEAIASSVSDTVRTEIKEKPTNVAGLGNKEWVAIDYSDVLVHIFMPETREFYNLETLWEDAGLTKIPNLD
- a CDS encoding phosphatidate cytidylyltransferase, which translates into the protein MTNKVQNLITRTITGALFVTIMVVGFFSPRAMVALFALITGMAVWEYTGLVNQRENIKVNRFISTIAGVYFFIAVAAFRIGIATNFVIFVPYLLTIVYLFISELYLKQKDPINDWAYTMLGQMYIALPFSMINILGFEVSANGNGISYNMLIPLCVFIFLWLNDTGAYCSGSLFGKHKLFPRISPAKSWEGSIGGGILVMIVAGVIGYLTNENGASTSHLSVIGWIGLGLTVVVFGTLGDLVESLFKRTLNIKDSGNILPGHGGMLDRFDSSLMAIPAVVIYLYTIQIF
- a CDS encoding DUF349 domain-containing protein codes for the protein MMNSQENTPKEGMLDDEMQKTTSSAEVENKKETPAEPKTYKSKAEILERLKEIVGNEENPTKEELDNLKTTFYKIHITERDTKQKAYLEAGGDPEKYVMVPDEDEEIFKAQMSVIKERRAKLFLEQESEKQNNLQKKIDIIERIKAMATSPDEANKSYQEFKELQMKWKDIRIVPADKANELWRNYQLYVEQYYDLLNLNREAREYDFKKNLETKRHLCDAAEKLAEEQDVISAFHQLQELHQQYRETGPVTKELREETWNRFKTASTVINKKHQKHFEDLRAKEDENLEKKTKLCEQLEEIVKAENNGEGDWDKHTKEIIGLQAEWKKIGFAPQKMNVKIFERFRASCDEFFGNKAEHFKEIKQHFNENAEKKQKLIEEAESLNDSTDWKATTDKFIALQKDWKTIGPVPKKLGDELWAKFLSACNKFFEARNAANAGTRNEEHSNLSKKKEIISELKTLAEEASDNVQDKVQKLVEEYNNIGHVPYKDKDKLYKEYHDILDKLYKDLHISIAKKRIDNFRNNLKNVARNGEDAIDNERGRLMRRYESLKQEIITYENNLGFLSVSSKKGNSLIDEMNHKVQKLKDDVELIKQKIKAIDAENFNR
- a CDS encoding glycoside hydrolase family 5 protein, which encodes MKKYLLTLLTVFCLSPSFATNPVKEWGQLQVKGAQLCDNNGDPVVLRGVSLGWHNLWPRFYNTKAIKWLKDDWHANIIRAAMGIQIEDNYLDNPEFAMKCMSPVIESAIKNGVYVIIDWHAHTMHTKEATTFFTNMAKKYGKYPNVIYELYNEPVGDNWDSLKVYGKTIITAIRQYDPDNIILMGCPHWDQDIDIVAASPIEGVSNVMYTVHFYAATHKDFLRNKMKAAVEGGLPVFVSECAGMEASGDGPLNTEEWQKWIDLMENLKISWINWSISDKNETCSMLLPRAKSEGNWTNDIIKPYGKKVRDYLREYNK